The region aaaaggtTACGcatgagaaaagacaaaattattCACATATTAAAAGAGCATTAAGGCAGATTGaatgttgtcatggaaaccagcACTCGGGTCTGCGACTTATCAAGACCCAAGCTTTTAGGTGTCTGCAGGGACCTGGTGACCGGTCCAGGGTGTAGCCAGCCTCCTGTCCGATCGATGACATcaccgatgacatcacagatgacatcacagatgaaGGCTGTCTAACcactcctccctctcctgccCACAGGTCCAGAGGCCATGCTGAAGCCCCCCCTCAGCCTCTTCAGCCATCCCCAGCAGCCCTTCCAACACATGGACTCTCTGCACCAGCTGGGGCCCCCGCCGATGACCCCCCCCTTAGCCCCCGCTCAGGCAGTCGGACCCCCAACCATGGTTCCCACCCAGACCCTTGGGCCCCCTCCCATGACTGCATCTCACACGTTAAGGCCTCCCCCCATCACCCCTCCACACAGCTTGGGCCCCCCTCCGATGGCCCCCACTCAGCCGCTGAGGCTCCCGCCGATGGCGCATGCCTTGGGGCCCCCACCTGTGGATCACACACAAGCACCTGTGCCTCCAACTATGGACCTCACGCAACCTCTGGGGCCACCACCCCTGAACCCCGCCCTCGCGCTGGTGCCCCCACCCGTGGCGGCACGTGGAGCCGGCCAgttccccctccctcccagccCCATGTCCTCCCCCCCGCCTCCGGGCCCGGACGCCTCCCAGATGCCCCCACCTAGGCCTCCGGGTCCGACGCTGGTTCCTGGGCCGGTGTCTTGCCTCATCCCCGGTCCGGTCGGGGGCCAGCCTGACCCCCCCCAGGATGAGGGCTCCCCGCTGGggggggaggagcaggaggatgCCCTGGGCCTGGGGGAGCTGTGCAAACCGCTGTACTGTAAGCTCTGCAACGTGACCCTCAACTCGGCGCAGCAGGCGCAGGCGCACTACCAGGTGGggaacacacaccacacatttAAACAGGCACATGTGGGGACACCTAAACACACGTCTGCGTCTCCTCAGGGGAAGAACCACAGCAAGAAGCTACGAAACTTCTACGCCGGCAGTCAGCAGCCGCCGGCCATCAGGATCCCAGAAGCCCTCGAGGCTTCGGGCCAGACGGCCCTCGGCTCCGGGTCCTCGGACTGCGACGCAGGCAGGCAGGTCAGACGCCTCAGGAACTCACCGTCACAGACGAAACGCTCCGCTTCTGTTAAGAGGAGTGGGCGAGTGTATCGCCGTAGGAACAGCTGATCTGCTGATGTAGGTCATTTCCCTCGGAGGTGCGGAGGCGGAGGCGAAACCGCAGAGTCACAACGCTTCATGTGAACACAGGAAACTCtcagaagctttttttttgggggggggggggttgattttTCATATTCTGACGGACTTTGGAAGGAAATTTGatgggaatattttttttactgacataAAAATCTCAATTTCTAAGAAATATTTCACCTTTCAACTTTTGACGAATGCAGTCTTATTAAATCAATGAACAATAGGTAGTTAATTTTCAAAGATGCATCCTCTCGGATTTAAATCGATAAATCTTTATAGACACATTTAACAGCACAGGAAACAAATGTAGCATCTAGCTGGAGAATATAGCGATGAATAAAGCAGCTAACTAGCTTTAGCTTTCACTCCAAAAGTGGGCGGAGACCAAAATCAGAAAGATAtatatcaacaaaaaaaaagttcttcagGTCTATGGTTTCATCATGTTAGTGAAGAATGACTATTCAACtaattaaaaacactaaaatccTACAGTTTAAACCCCCCCAACACAACGCTTGTGgggatgcttgcctcggtcacatgacaagCTTCTTTGTATCAacctaataaagttgatacaaattggattcatgtttattataatttttttaaaaatctcagtatcatgtttttgttgtatttatcctccacaccttaaaggacaaTTTGTGAAAATTTATCTGACGTTAAACCGAtctgtggtgcaaaaaaaacacGGGTGGAGAACGATTGAGTTAGACGAGAGGAATTCTAAATCTAATGAAATGTTCTTTGTCATGTGACACCCACTCAGTCTCCAGACATAACTGATCGCCCACCCACCATCATGAACATCCACTGGTGTTTCCATCGGTGTGCGTCTCCTGGGTGACTTTCTTCTCTAACTCCCACCAGACATTAAAAAGAGAAGAACTCTCCTTTGTCACcttttcctcccttcctccttctATGGCGAACAtaaaacctgtttgtttgtttgtttttttgtcccgTGTCTTCAGGCGTTGTACAAAGGCGCCACCCGGGTCATCCTGGCCACGGAGAACGACTACTGTAAGCTCTGCGACGCCTCCTTCAGCTCGCCGGCGGTAGCGCAGGCCCACTATCAGGGCAAGAACCACGCCAAGAAGCTGCGTCTGGCCGAGGCCCAGCAGATCTCCAGCAGCATGTAGGACCCAAACGGCCTGTCCTGATTGGTTATGGCGTTTTCCTGAAGGTGATGCCTTTAAGATGGGAACCTTTCATTATTTTAGGGACGGCAGCAGCGAGGCGGCGCCAAGAAGGAGCAGAAAAGACGGCAGCGAGTACCGACTTGTGAAGAACCGGCGCAGCCCGCAGCTGGCTGCCAACGTGCCAGGTAGGGCAGTAAAAAGTAGTTCCTACGCCTACCTGAGGGCAACACGGAGAATTTAACAAATAATGTGAATATTTAATCCTTCAAGGCCCAAACCATGAAGTCATTGCAggaaaaaatctaatttttgaAAAGTACTAATGGAACCTTCTTACAAATTTgtcgaaaaaaaaatacaataatttatGAGATTTAATTGGTATAATTATGGCtaaatccatattttttttgcatgtaaaaTGCACAGGTTTAAAATACATCATTTTTTTctagaaaaaaatgtcaaatttaggATCTAGAagtctcaaaatcctgaaaggccGACTGAATCAAATCAGATGTGTCTGGTTTTAAAGGGTTAACttgattgtctttttttctttttctgttttgaaatCTGCTCTGATTTTAtactgaaaatgcattaaatggaCAACAAACGCAGCATCAGGACCGGTCCGCTCGACTTCCTGCTGACATCAAACGTCCTTGTCTCACCTTTCAGCAGCAGAAACGCAGCATAAAGAATAAATCTGAGAGAggaaccagaacacacacacacacacactcacacacacacacacacacactacatattcactctctctctctacatacTGCTGATTCAATCAGTTTTCATGATGGACAAAACCAAAAATAGCTGCTCTCTCTCTACTGCGGTTGCCTCATTCGTGTCTTTATATCTCtctctttcaaacacacacacacacacacacaaacacacagacacacaccttgcAGTAGAAACTGTGTTGTTTCTAAATCATCCATCTAATACCGGGTGAATTATGCGACGCTACGCTTCACAGCAATCGTGTTTTGCCTAATGCTAACAGAGAACGCTCATAATGACAACATTAGCATCAGATCTGGATAGATTtaaggacataccacaagataAATGTGGGTCCGGGTGTAAATCTGCATCCAAGATTTAAATTTTCTGCAAATCCATCATAGATGCATAAATCTAGAGGTTAGTGCccgtaaaataattaaaaaactgCAAATGATGTGACTGTTGTTTTAGCCCTTCCTGTGCAAAATCAGTTGTTTTTGCTTCTGCTTCATGCATTTGTTAAACTGAGAAAATATCCACATctcagtgacaaaaaaaagcttttttgcTCTATTTGGTGTATTCAtcccccaccctcccacccccactaGGCCCGTACTACAACCCCAGGCCGAGGCAGCGCATCCCGCGGGACCTGGCCATGTGTGTGACCCCCAGCGGGCAGTTCTACTGCTCCATGTGCAACTGTGGGGCGGAGCAGGAGACGGACTTCAGGCAGCATCTGGAGAGCAAGCAGCACAAAGCCAAAGTGTCCGAGCTCCGATACCGGCACGAGATGGAGAACCTGGGCTACAGCTAGGAGACggggctgggggcggggccgagGGGGGCGGAGACACGGAGCGAGAacgctgattggctggagcAGATctgggtgttgtttttttaaattcagtctgTGCAGTGAAGCATGGTGCAGCACGCGTTTAGAGAACAGGAAGAGACGTAgaattccacttcctgtgtatTCCATCATGGGATAGGTGCGAAGGGAAATTAAATGCATGTAAATTTAAGGTGTGTTCAGGCGGCGTGGGAAAATCCGAGGGTTCAGTCTCATCCTCGAGCACTTTTTAAATTCTCGTGTGTGAATCGACCCTACAGGTATTTTTTTACTCAAAGGCCACTAAAGGAGCGACTCCTTTTTAAACTAATACAGGCGATAGCATTTAACACGCTACCGCTAATtgaaaaacaaagcacaacaaACCAACATCATGTGAATCCGTTAGCTTTAGCCGACGTCCGTCGACGTGTGTGAGGATGAAGGCTAGCTAGCCTAGCTCGTGCCTTTCAGTGAGCGCTAGGCTAAAGAGTTAGCTTCGGTTGGGACAGTATTGCTTGGATAATTTTCTATCTTCTCTCTTCTTGTATTAAAAGCCACATAATTATTGTGTTAATATTCCCAAATTGCATCGATATAAATATAGTCTGACTTAACATGAATGCTATTCTTTGGTTAGTGTTAGCCTAGCGTATGTTGTAAATATTATTATCAGGAATCGTGTGTGATGACTGAATGTCAACCCGACTTAAACAGGCCTGATCACCTCTGGATGGTTATTAGTTCCAGTCCCTTAGCGTTCATCCTGCGTCATCACCGCCCAACAGCATCATTTTATAAAGCAGCAACATGGATTTAGTCTAGGATTGGCTGATAAACTGGCGTTGAACCAATGAGCGCTCAGCTGCTATTGGATTGGACGTTTTAGAAATGACTAAAAATGTGCGTACTGTGCCTTTAAGGGAACAGTCAAATGGAAATTTTGCTGATTTTTTAGATGTTAACATATTAATTCTGCAGGAATTTAGATCCTTTTAATTCCATGCACACGCAAACATGCATCCAGGAggacaaacgcacacacacacacacacacacacatacacacacacacacacacacacacacacacacacacacacacacacacacacaccagaaagtGCTGCGAGGACGCGGCGCTGTATCGTTTTGCATGCATTTAAACATGTGATGGAGGGGCGGTTGGGGTGTTTAATCGGCCCGGTACTCCGTGTGGTTTTAATCAAACAGGAACAAAGAAGGAGCTGATGAAAGCAGAGCTGTAATCAAAGCTGTGGGTTGAGACGCCGCTAGTCAAGGAGTTCTTCACAGCAGACAGGGTTGCAGTCTGATAATagcactcctcctcctcttcctagAAATAACACGCTTTGTATTACATGAAACCTTTTATTATGTTGACAGGCTCCTGGGTTCATAATGAGAGTCGCACTCCGATGCCTGCAGCCGACGCAGCGAAACAATAACCT is a window of Antennarius striatus isolate MH-2024 chromosome 7, ASM4005453v1, whole genome shotgun sequence DNA encoding:
- the zmat3 gene encoding zinc finger matrin-type protein 3 isoform X2 codes for the protein MLNRQCTGPEAMLKPPLSLFSHPQQPFQHMDSLHQLGPPPMTPPLAPAQAVGPPTMVPTQTLGPPPMTASHTLRPPPITPPHSLGPPPMAPTQPLRLPPMAHALGPPPVDHTQAPVPPTMDLTQPLGPPPLNPALALVPPPVAARGAGQFPLPPSPMSSPPPPGPDASQMPPPRPPGPTLVPGPVSCLIPGPVGGQPDPPQDEGSPLGGEEQEDALGLGELCKPLYCKLCNVTLNSAQQAQAHYQGKNHSKKLRNFYAGSQQPPAIRIPEALEASGQTALGSGSSDCDAGRQALYKGATRVILATENDYCKLCDASFSSPAVAQAHYQGKNHAKKLRLAEAQQISSSMDGSSEAAPRRSRKDGSEYRLVKNRRSPQLAANVPGPYYNPRPRQRIPRDLAMCVTPSGQFYCSMCNCGAEQETDFRQHLESKQHKAKVSELRYRHEMENLGYS
- the zmat3 gene encoding zinc finger matrin-type protein 3 isoform X1, producing the protein MMALQLRNGDAAYYQSARFCRNYTPPHVRYVDSSHYLARLPGPEAMLKPPLSLFSHPQQPFQHMDSLHQLGPPPMTPPLAPAQAVGPPTMVPTQTLGPPPMTASHTLRPPPITPPHSLGPPPMAPTQPLRLPPMAHALGPPPVDHTQAPVPPTMDLTQPLGPPPLNPALALVPPPVAARGAGQFPLPPSPMSSPPPPGPDASQMPPPRPPGPTLVPGPVSCLIPGPVGGQPDPPQDEGSPLGGEEQEDALGLGELCKPLYCKLCNVTLNSAQQAQAHYQGKNHSKKLRNFYAGSQQPPAIRIPEALEASGQTALGSGSSDCDAGRQALYKGATRVILATENDYCKLCDASFSSPAVAQAHYQGKNHAKKLRLAEAQQISSSMDGSSEAAPRRSRKDGSEYRLVKNRRSPQLAANVPGPYYNPRPRQRIPRDLAMCVTPSGQFYCSMCNCGAEQETDFRQHLESKQHKAKVSELRYRHEMENLGYS
- the zmat3 gene encoding zinc finger matrin-type protein 3 isoform X3 gives rise to the protein MLKPPLSLFSHPQQPFQHMDSLHQLGPPPMTPPLAPAQAVGPPTMVPTQTLGPPPMTASHTLRPPPITPPHSLGPPPMAPTQPLRLPPMAHALGPPPVDHTQAPVPPTMDLTQPLGPPPLNPALALVPPPVAARGAGQFPLPPSPMSSPPPPGPDASQMPPPRPPGPTLVPGPVSCLIPGPVGGQPDPPQDEGSPLGGEEQEDALGLGELCKPLYCKLCNVTLNSAQQAQAHYQGKNHSKKLRNFYAGSQQPPAIRIPEALEASGQTALGSGSSDCDAGRQALYKGATRVILATENDYCKLCDASFSSPAVAQAHYQGKNHAKKLRLAEAQQISSSMDGSSEAAPRRSRKDGSEYRLVKNRRSPQLAANVPGPYYNPRPRQRIPRDLAMCVTPSGQFYCSMCNCGAEQETDFRQHLESKQHKAKVSELRYRHEMENLGYS